The following proteins come from a genomic window of Gynuella sunshinyii YC6258:
- a CDS encoding transposase: protein MKEQKLLFSTRTSCHEWWPNQFRLLLTGFAYTLMERLRALGLQNTELAHAQVDTIRHKLFKIGAVITRNTRRVRIFPSNTYPHQALYWQVVQNLAPG from the coding sequence ATCAAAGAGCAGAAGCTTTTATTTTCGACACGGACATCCTGTCATGAGTGGTGGCCGAATCAGTTTCGGTTATTGCTGACAGGGTTTGCCTACACGTTGATGGAACGGCTCCGGGCATTGGGATTGCAGAATACAGAACTGGCCCATGCGCAGGTGGATACGATTCGGCACAAACTGTTCAAGATAGGCGCGGTGATCACTCGTAATACCCGGCGGGTTCGAATCTTCCCCAGCAACACGTATCCTCACCAGGCATTGTATTGGCAAGTGGTTCAAAACCTGGCACCTGGATAA
- a CDS encoding carbohydrate ABC transporter permease has protein sequence MLSIAPKVKATVAGYLFIAPALVGFLLFYAWPAARAVGISFTDWNLLSEPVYVGLDNYAEMIQDEQFWNGMKLSALYVLLNIPLQTVLGLFLAVAMDRLTKSLFVKATVLLPYLLSNVLVALIWLWMLDPLLGIVNAMLALVGISPQAFLGDPEQALISIAAINIWRHMGLVAMLFLAGLQTIPKYLYESAALEGASEWRMFTRITLPLLRPVMVFVLVTSVTGSFQIFDTIAVTTSGGPLDSTRVIVYYIIQNAFSFYKMGYASAMSVTLCMVMLVYTLFQMHILRASESDLA, from the coding sequence ATGCTGTCTATTGCCCCGAAAGTTAAAGCAACAGTAGCTGGTTATCTGTTTATCGCCCCTGCTCTGGTTGGATTTTTACTGTTCTATGCCTGGCCAGCTGCGCGCGCGGTCGGTATCAGTTTTACTGATTGGAACCTACTCAGTGAGCCAGTTTACGTTGGTCTCGATAATTATGCTGAAATGATTCAGGACGAACAGTTCTGGAATGGCATGAAACTATCGGCTTTGTATGTTTTGCTCAACATTCCGTTACAGACTGTCCTTGGGCTGTTTCTGGCGGTTGCCATGGATCGACTCACCAAATCACTGTTTGTCAAGGCAACTGTATTGCTACCCTACCTGCTTTCCAATGTTCTGGTTGCCTTGATCTGGCTTTGGATGCTGGATCCTCTACTGGGTATTGTCAATGCGATGCTGGCCCTCGTTGGTATTTCCCCACAAGCCTTTCTAGGGGATCCGGAACAGGCCCTGATCTCGATCGCAGCAATAAACATCTGGCGACATATGGGACTGGTGGCGATGTTATTCCTGGCCGGTCTGCAAACTATCCCCAAATACTTATATGAGTCAGCGGCTCTGGAAGGTGCCTCTGAATGGCGCATGTTTACACGTATTACCTTGCCACTGCTAAGACCTGTCATGGTGTTTGTTCTGGTCACCAGTGTGACAGGCTCTTTTCAGATTTTCGATACCATTGCGGTGACAACTTCTGGTGGTCCGTTGGATTCTACCCGGGTGATTGTTTATTACATCATCCAGAATGCATTCAGTTTTTACAAAATGGGCTATGCCTCTGCCATGTCCGTAACTCTGTGTATGGTGATGCTGGTTTACACCCTGTTTCAAATGCATATTTTGAGGGCTTCAGAAAGTGACCTTGCTTAA
- a CDS encoding YciI family protein, translating into MKKYVAILSNKNRALFSDELLDQHVSYLKAQERLGNMVLCGPFADNESAIQILMSDSIDDAYETVASDPFISEGYYENVEVKELIEANASNNWLVSDPQTNSNRADSKT; encoded by the coding sequence ATGAAGAAGTACGTAGCAATATTATCTAATAAAAACAGAGCACTATTTAGTGATGAGTTATTAGATCAGCATGTAAGTTACCTTAAAGCACAGGAAAGACTTGGTAATATGGTGCTATGCGGCCCTTTCGCCGACAATGAGTCAGCGATTCAGATCTTGATGTCAGATAGCATAGATGACGCTTATGAAACAGTTGCATCAGACCCTTTTATTAGTGAAGGTTATTATGAAAATGTTGAGGTAAAAGAACTAATCGAAGCCAATGCCAGTAATAACTGGTTAGTCTCTGATCCACAAACCAATTCAAATCGCGCAGATTCAAAAACATAA
- a CDS encoding low molecular weight protein tyrosine phosphatase family protein, protein MNLLFICSRNQWRSPTGEEIWKKRPGFNSRSAGTSPNARKTVGPADIRWADYIFVMEKKHKNRLLAEFTRMMDHKPLFVLDIPDEYKFMDPELIDELDSKVSEILDREANT, encoded by the coding sequence TTGAACCTACTATTTATCTGTAGTCGCAACCAATGGCGAAGTCCTACTGGCGAGGAAATCTGGAAAAAACGCCCCGGTTTCAATTCTCGTTCAGCAGGCACGAGCCCAAATGCTAGAAAAACTGTTGGCCCAGCGGATATCCGCTGGGCTGACTATATATTTGTCATGGAAAAGAAGCATAAAAATAGGCTTTTGGCTGAGTTCACTCGCATGATGGATCACAAGCCTCTGTTTGTGTTGGACATTCCTGATGAATACAAATTTATGGATCCAGAGTTAATTGATGAACTTGACAGTAAAGTCTCTGAAATCTTGGATCGAGAGGCAAACACTTAA
- a CDS encoding ASCH domain-containing protein — protein MEKEITITINIKSNNIPIEYSDGNTHIVGLMDKPFGAIKSGKKTVEIRANSDERPFDYSTVKANHTLRFINEESGESMDTRVVRVTHYPNVKALFETEGTEKTLSVPWSVEQGIQLIHSFTGYKECIEKHGVYAIEIWVI, from the coding sequence ATGGAAAAAGAAATCACCATCACCATCAACATAAAAAGCAACAACATTCCAATAGAATACTCCGATGGCAACACCCATATCGTTGGCCTGATGGACAAACCTTTTGGTGCCATAAAGTCTGGAAAAAAGACAGTTGAAATCCGTGCTAATAGTGATGAACGGCCTTTTGATTATTCCACAGTCAAAGCCAATCACACACTACGGTTTATCAACGAAGAATCCGGCGAATCAATGGACACAAGAGTTGTTCGTGTCACTCATTACCCCAATGTAAAAGCCTTATTTGAAACGGAGGGTACAGAAAAAACACTTTCTGTACCTTGGAGTGTTGAACAAGGAATTCAGCTTATTCATAGTTTTACTGGCTACAAAGAATGCATTGAGAAGCATGGAGTGTACGCAATAGAAATCTGGGTCATATAA
- a CDS encoding GNAT family N-acetyltransferase yields the protein MNLIVTQNPDQDLVDGIRAGLQVHNRPFLENVVRTHLSVHGKFEDGSVACGIVGEVWGAWLSIKYLFVSPSRKQQGIGSELLSKLEERAVSLGAKQAVLETYSFQAKGFYEKNGYELRMTLDNCPETEQLHYMTKVLGQSS from the coding sequence TTGAATTTAATTGTTACTCAAAATCCAGATCAAGATTTAGTTGATGGTATAAGAGCAGGACTTCAGGTCCATAATCGTCCGTTTCTAGAAAATGTAGTCCGAACTCATTTGTCTGTTCATGGAAAATTTGAAGACGGTAGCGTTGCATGTGGAATTGTCGGAGAAGTATGGGGTGCGTGGCTTTCCATAAAGTACTTATTCGTTAGCCCATCACGAAAACAGCAAGGAATTGGATCTGAATTGCTATCAAAACTTGAAGAGAGAGCTGTTTCTCTTGGCGCAAAACAAGCAGTACTTGAAACCTATAGCTTTCAAGCTAAAGGGTTCTATGAGAAAAATGGTTATGAGCTAAGAATGACATTGGATAATTGCCCTGAAACTGAGCAGTTGCACTATATGACTAAGGTGCTTGGTCAGAGCAGTTAA
- a CDS encoding ABC transporter substrate-binding protein, translating into MKTKPIITSALAIALATQAFAGEIKYSLWDSNQMPAYQQCAADFMAQNPGIKITINQSGWDDYWTALSTGFVSGTAPDVFTNHLAKYPEFVKNNLLVDLSDYIERDKVDAGQYRQGLYQIWGKDGKQYGLPKDWDTIAMLVNMDMAKAAGVTLDELNNMTWNPKDGGSFEQIVKKLTLDKNGHNAMSPAFEPNEVVTYGYQTPGSGNMMGQTEWSHFAVSSGFRFQDAPWDGNFHYDSPELASTIDYLASLADRHLSADFKRTQSLGSDAMFIAKKVAIIPQGSWMITYFNNSAKFNNQWVPLPIGPNGKRATTFNGLADSIWTGSKNKEESWLWVKYLGSSACQSVVAERGVVFPAIKGLAERAIEVQKGHGVDSSAFLIMAESETFLPPIANNGSRIAEIMDKAIQSVFLGRSTAEKALSSANKKIIKLNR; encoded by the coding sequence ATGAAAACAAAACCAATTATCACTTCAGCTCTGGCCATCGCCTTGGCCACTCAGGCTTTTGCCGGTGAGATAAAATACAGCCTATGGGATTCGAATCAAATGCCGGCATATCAGCAATGTGCAGCAGATTTTATGGCTCAGAACCCTGGCATTAAAATTACCATTAATCAGTCCGGTTGGGATGACTATTGGACCGCGCTGTCTACAGGGTTTGTATCGGGTACCGCGCCAGATGTATTTACCAACCATCTGGCCAAATATCCGGAATTTGTTAAAAACAATTTGCTGGTGGATTTAAGCGACTACATCGAAAGAGATAAAGTCGATGCCGGACAATACCGCCAAGGGCTCTATCAGATCTGGGGAAAAGATGGCAAACAATATGGGCTGCCAAAAGACTGGGATACGATTGCCATGTTGGTCAACATGGATATGGCCAAAGCTGCAGGCGTGACTCTGGATGAACTGAATAATATGACCTGGAACCCAAAGGACGGCGGTAGTTTTGAGCAGATTGTGAAAAAGCTGACCCTTGACAAGAACGGTCACAACGCAATGTCCCCAGCGTTTGAACCCAATGAGGTGGTCACCTATGGTTACCAGACTCCGGGTAGTGGCAATATGATGGGGCAAACCGAATGGAGTCATTTTGCCGTATCATCCGGTTTCCGCTTCCAGGATGCACCATGGGACGGGAACTTCCATTATGACAGTCCTGAGCTGGCCAGCACGATCGATTATCTGGCATCTCTGGCTGACAGACATCTTTCAGCCGATTTCAAAAGAACGCAATCCCTGGGCTCTGACGCCATGTTCATTGCTAAGAAAGTGGCCATCATTCCGCAGGGTTCATGGATGATCACCTACTTTAATAATAGTGCGAAATTTAACAATCAATGGGTGCCACTGCCGATTGGCCCTAATGGCAAAAGAGCAACCACGTTCAACGGTCTGGCAGACTCAATCTGGACCGGGTCCAAAAATAAAGAGGAATCGTGGTTGTGGGTTAAATATCTCGGTTCTTCAGCCTGCCAGAGTGTGGTCGCAGAACGGGGTGTTGTTTTTCCGGCAATCAAAGGATTAGCAGAGCGTGCCATTGAGGTACAGAAAGGTCACGGTGTTGACTCATCGGCCTTTCTGATTATGGCTGAGTCTGAAACATTCCTGCCACCAATCGCCAACAATGGCTCCCGAATTGCGGAAATTATGGATAAAGCAATCCAGTCTGTATTTCTTGGCAGGTCGACTGCTGAAAAAGCGCTATCCAGCGCCAATAAAAAGATTATCAAGCTCAATAGATAG
- a CDS encoding transposase → MTRSRMSQISPEATPYYHCVSRCVRRAFLCGVDALTQINYEHRRQWVEDRLLWLGEIFAIDICAYAVMSNHVHVVLHINMLQSRQWSAEDVVMRWHRLYKGSALSHRFLKGDVFSPAEQQAFEALVAQWRETLTSISRFMAVLNEGIARRANAEDRCTGRFWEGRFKSQALLDEQALAACMAYVDLNPIRARMADTPETSDHTSVQMRIACAKASKQPGDLLPFVGNPSADMPEGLPFQLSDYLELVDWTGRAIREDKGGFIAKSLPPILTRLNISGKQWQQLTQQFEKQFRCFAGQRSSFEKVRDYFQLSRTPPNLLAT, encoded by the coding sequence ATGACCCGATCAAGGATGTCGCAAATCTCCCCTGAGGCCACGCCTTATTATCATTGTGTTTCCCGTTGTGTCCGTCGGGCGTTTCTGTGTGGAGTTGATGCCCTCACCCAGATTAACTACGAACATCGCCGCCAGTGGGTTGAAGATAGACTGTTGTGGCTGGGTGAGATATTCGCCATCGATATCTGCGCTTATGCCGTCATGTCTAACCATGTCCATGTGGTGCTGCATATCAATATGCTCCAAAGCCGGCAATGGTCCGCAGAAGACGTTGTGATGCGGTGGCATCGTCTGTACAAAGGCTCAGCACTCAGCCACCGGTTTCTGAAAGGTGATGTCTTCTCACCGGCAGAACAGCAGGCGTTTGAAGCCTTAGTGGCCCAGTGGCGGGAAACCCTGACTTCCATCAGTCGGTTTATGGCGGTGCTTAATGAAGGTATCGCCCGGCGTGCCAATGCCGAAGATCGCTGTACCGGTCGTTTCTGGGAGGGCAGGTTTAAGTCTCAAGCATTACTTGACGAACAGGCCTTAGCCGCCTGTATGGCGTATGTGGATCTGAATCCCATTCGAGCCAGGATGGCTGATACACCGGAAACGTCTGACCATACCTCCGTTCAAATGCGTATTGCGTGCGCCAAGGCGTCCAAACAACCCGGTGATTTACTTCCTTTTGTTGGCAATCCCAGCGCAGACATGCCCGAAGGTTTGCCCTTCCAATTAAGCGATTACCTGGAATTGGTGGATTGGACCGGCAGAGCGATTCGGGAAGACAAAGGTGGATTTATTGCAAAATCACTTCCTCCCATTCTGACCCGCCTGAATATTTCCGGTAAACAGTGGCAACAATTAACACAGCAGTTTGAAAAACAGTTCAGGTGTTTTGCCGGGCAGAGGTCGTCGTTTGAGAAGGTCAGAGATTATTTTCAGTTAAGCCGAACGCCACCAAATTTGTTGGCAACCTGA
- a CDS encoding DUF3883 domain-containing protein has translation MIERIAFVKTGWSEEYAGGPVVGRHAHISEFEEAHERFNFLQAPTQKFYAYLPPIGRNFRPPQPKETNGWLVIFVSARNGNGPLTVVGWYENALFEREYQERPEYDSGNDFETDVDGNNYVYCVRATTAHLIPVANRRIVVSGDHFKRTPIIYARGNGQDDEWRQELAVIAEEIVADSGLEDLPELRPIFNFPDAEHRKKVEQAAIEKAIKYLKGKKYKVTDRQKDNCGYDLLAKRKSMPNELHIEVKGTSYDEMRFFMSRNEKQYMPNPKWRLVIVTSALDNPKVSILTASEVHKTFEFSALSWEAVLK, from the coding sequence GTGATCGAACGCATCGCATTCGTAAAAACTGGATGGTCTGAAGAATATGCAGGTGGCCCTGTTGTTGGAAGGCACGCTCATATATCAGAGTTTGAGGAAGCACATGAGCGTTTTAACTTCTTACAAGCACCAACCCAAAAGTTTTATGCTTACCTTCCACCGATTGGTCGAAACTTTCGTCCACCACAACCAAAAGAAACAAATGGTTGGCTTGTTATTTTTGTTTCCGCCAGAAACGGTAATGGGCCTTTAACTGTAGTTGGTTGGTATGAAAACGCGTTATTTGAACGTGAATACCAAGAAAGACCAGAATACGATTCAGGCAATGACTTTGAAACTGATGTTGATGGCAACAATTATGTATATTGTGTAAGAGCCACTACAGCCCACCTAATCCCCGTCGCAAACAGAAGAATTGTTGTCTCTGGTGATCACTTTAAACGAACCCCGATAATTTATGCCAGAGGAAATGGACAAGATGATGAATGGAGGCAGGAGCTAGCTGTAATTGCAGAGGAGATCGTAGCTGATTCAGGGCTAGAGGATTTACCAGAATTAAGGCCCATATTTAACTTTCCAGACGCCGAGCATAGAAAAAAAGTAGAGCAGGCCGCTATAGAAAAAGCAATCAAATATCTAAAAGGCAAGAAATACAAAGTCACCGACAGGCAAAAGGATAATTGTGGTTACGATTTGCTTGCAAAAAGAAAGAGTATGCCAAATGAACTTCACATTGAAGTCAAAGGTACTAGTTATGATGAGATGCGATTTTTCATGTCACGCAATGAAAAGCAATATATGCCAAACCCCAAGTGGCGATTAGTGATTGTAACTAGTGCACTAGATAATCCAAAGGTATCTATATTGACAGCAAGCGAAGTCCATAAAACGTTTGAGTTTAGTGCATTGTCATGGGAGGCAGTGTTGAAGTGA
- a CDS encoding protein-tyrosine phosphatase family protein, producing MNPDIYKIELIGSGSLSVMAKPVSGEWIEDEFSGIARWGINRIVSLLEDHEAFEVGLNNEKQLAEKYGMEFILYPIPDRGLPSTIQEYLCFTKRLYHEAAGGLNTVVHCRAGIGRTGIIAAGVLLHCGFSPIEAFEHISKIRGVSVPDTQEQIDWVAKSYEALPNT from the coding sequence ATGAACCCAGATATTTACAAAATCGAATTAATTGGAAGTGGTTCTTTGTCTGTTATGGCAAAGCCAGTTTCGGGAGAATGGATAGAAGATGAATTCTCTGGTATAGCTCGATGGGGAATAAATCGAATTGTGTCTTTGCTCGAAGATCACGAAGCATTTGAAGTAGGCTTGAACAACGAGAAGCAACTTGCCGAGAAATATGGAATGGAGTTTATTTTATACCCAATTCCTGATAGAGGTTTGCCGAGCACAATCCAAGAGTATTTGTGTTTTACTAAACGTCTTTATCATGAAGCTGCAGGTGGTCTCAATACGGTCGTTCATTGCCGTGCTGGAATCGGCAGAACGGGTATCATTGCGGCAGGTGTATTGCTTCATTGTGGCTTCTCTCCCATTGAGGCCTTCGAACATATTTCAAAAATACGAGGGGTGTCTGTGCCAGACACTCAAGAACAAATTGATTGGGTGGCTAAAAGTTATGAAGCACTGCCCAACACGTAA
- a CDS encoding DUF6980 family protein — protein MNKNCCERMEGAIKLDCELHEDIYSCPDVLISYTSKFDEYGLIIHDGGSASIAIIFCPWCGTKLPESKRDLWFDELEKLGFDDPGEQKIPNEYTSDA, from the coding sequence ATGAATAAAAATTGTTGCGAACGGATGGAAGGCGCAATCAAGCTGGATTGCGAGTTACACGAAGATATTTATTCGTGTCCCGATGTTCTTATAAGCTACACATCAAAATTCGACGAGTATGGCTTAATCATTCATGATGGTGGTTCTGCTTCAATAGCTATCATATTTTGTCCGTGGTGCGGTACGAAGCTGCCTGAATCCAAAAGAGATTTGTGGTTTGATGAATTAGAGAAGCTTGGTTTTGATGATCCAGGCGAACAAAAAATACCAAACGAGTACACAAGTGATGCCTGA
- a CDS encoding DUF6559 family protein, whose amino-acid sequence MNIFSWFFRKRAIKKHVRVLGPALRERFGYKRTYTATQVTDTATSLNLPDKYLCYAIALYCTKEEYERSTTHPQSMVMDYAMARAVSFNVAIVTAVGGVSAENGVSSGGDAGDGFGGGDGI is encoded by the coding sequence GTGAATATTTTCAGCTGGTTCTTTAGAAAACGAGCGATCAAAAAACATGTCAGAGTGCTTGGTCCGGCGCTGAGAGAAAGGTTTGGCTATAAGAGGACTTACACGGCGACGCAAGTTACGGATACAGCAACTTCACTGAATCTGCCTGACAAGTATCTTTGTTATGCCATAGCGCTTTACTGTACTAAAGAGGAATACGAGCGGAGCACAACTCATCCGCAATCAATGGTTATGGATTATGCAATGGCCAGAGCAGTGAGCTTCAATGTAGCGATTGTTACTGCTGTCGGTGGTGTTTCTGCCGAGAACGGAGTGTCATCAGGCGGCGATGCTGGAGATGGATTTGGCGGTGGTGATGGCATCTAG
- a CDS encoding LacI family DNA-binding transcriptional regulator translates to MRPTSAQVAKLAGVSRTTVSFVLNNVEKSGISNATREKVLAAAAQLGYEPNAAAQSLASGSSATIGLVLPDIHHLYVDSFLSRVVASVSEEVRRHDMKLLIETVDRGDTFGYQRLAKNGRIDGMIVVNPRENEYTVLAEINRDFMPLVAFGSRRRSQQTCAEFSTTSSDNFFNARLAVKHLIALGHKNIGHISFSSDSFTSVNSRERGWLAALEEHNLNARDIRESADLSAESGYHACLRLLSKKQSFSAIFAGNDTVAFGIIRALIDKGYRVPEDIAIVGYDDIPLAAYGAVPLTTIKTFPEEHGRMAVKTLLEHLKGISEPNHQKFDSHLVIRESCGARK, encoded by the coding sequence ATGCGACCGACCAGTGCTCAAGTAGCTAAATTGGCAGGGGTTTCCCGGACCACAGTGTCTTTCGTACTGAACAACGTCGAGAAATCAGGTATCAGCAACGCGACTCGCGAGAAAGTACTGGCCGCCGCGGCGCAATTGGGGTATGAACCCAATGCTGCAGCCCAGTCTCTCGCCAGCGGCTCTTCTGCAACAATCGGTCTGGTATTACCGGATATTCACCATCTTTATGTCGACTCATTTCTCAGTCGCGTTGTTGCTTCAGTGTCAGAAGAAGTACGGCGCCATGATATGAAGTTGCTGATCGAAACTGTCGACCGGGGTGATACATTCGGTTATCAGCGTCTGGCTAAAAATGGTCGCATCGATGGCATGATAGTCGTCAATCCGCGTGAAAATGAGTATACCGTGCTGGCCGAAATCAACCGTGATTTTATGCCATTGGTGGCATTTGGCAGTCGCCGCCGAAGCCAACAAACCTGTGCTGAATTCAGCACAACCAGCAGTGATAATTTTTTCAACGCCCGCCTGGCAGTCAAGCACCTGATTGCACTGGGCCACAAGAATATCGGCCATATCAGCTTTTCATCGGATTCATTTACCAGCGTCAATTCCAGGGAGCGAGGGTGGCTGGCTGCACTGGAAGAACATAATCTGAATGCCCGGGATATTAGGGAATCAGCGGATCTTAGCGCTGAAAGTGGTTACCATGCCTGCCTGCGTTTATTGTCAAAAAAGCAAAGCTTTTCTGCCATCTTCGCCGGTAATGATACTGTCGCATTCGGGATCATCCGTGCTTTAATCGATAAAGGCTACCGGGTGCCGGAAGACATCGCAATCGTAGGCTATGATGACATCCCTTTGGCGGCCTACGGGGCAGTGCCTTTAACCACCATTAAAACGTTCCCGGAAGAACATGGCCGTATGGCGGTCAAAACCCTGCTGGAACACCTCAAAGGCATTTCTGAGCCGAATCACCAAAAATTTGATTCTCATCTGGTTATTCGTGAGTCGTGCGGCGCACGAAAGTAG
- a CDS encoding alpha-glucosidase/alpha-galactosidase, with translation MYSPVKIVLIGAGSTVFTRNLLGDIWSLPALADSHVVLHDIDQHRLDLSLAVANRLAQTLNVHPIIEAQSNRQRAIEGADFVINTIQVGGYRPATVADFEIPKKYGLRQTIADTLGIGGIMRGLRTIPVMLDMLKDMESLGGDRLTHLNYVNPMAMITWALNAESTRVPTIGLCHSVQYTAKELAKDLDIPYEEIDYQCAGINHMAFYTRFEHQGQDLYPKLRALQASGQIPDWNRVRYSVMENFGYFVTESSEHFAEYVPWFIKPERQDLLQEYNIPLDEYPGRCQVYETAWPFIERELQQPGSQSPAQLEAALRNKNIHVMEREIKNAAHMLTGLSKVQRSVEYGSVIINSIVTGESSVIYGNVLNDRLIDNLPQGCAVEVPCLVNRNGVQPTKVNNLPPQLAALMRTNIGVQELVVEAVRQRSRDHIYHAAMLDPHTASVLDVKQIRALVDELMEAHKDLMPDYFY, from the coding sequence ATGTACTCACCTGTAAAAATAGTTCTCATTGGTGCCGGCAGCACTGTTTTCACCCGAAACCTACTGGGCGATATCTGGTCATTACCAGCACTGGCAGATTCCCATGTTGTACTTCATGATATTGACCAGCACCGGCTTGACCTCTCTCTCGCAGTTGCCAACCGGCTGGCACAAACCCTGAATGTTCATCCTATTATCGAGGCTCAATCAAATCGTCAGCGGGCCATCGAAGGTGCCGACTTTGTGATCAATACCATACAGGTGGGGGGTTATCGGCCAGCAACAGTTGCGGATTTTGAAATACCCAAAAAATACGGTCTTCGACAGACCATTGCTGATACCCTTGGAATTGGCGGCATCATGCGCGGCCTACGTACCATTCCGGTGATGTTGGACATGCTCAAAGATATGGAGAGTCTGGGCGGCGACCGACTGACCCACCTGAATTATGTTAATCCGATGGCCATGATTACCTGGGCACTGAATGCAGAATCCACCCGGGTGCCCACTATCGGTTTATGTCACAGTGTACAATATACCGCCAAAGAACTTGCCAAGGACCTTGATATCCCGTATGAAGAGATCGATTATCAGTGTGCTGGTATCAACCATATGGCGTTTTACACTCGTTTTGAACATCAAGGACAGGATTTATACCCAAAACTAAGAGCGTTGCAGGCCAGTGGTCAGATACCTGACTGGAATCGTGTACGCTACTCCGTCATGGAAAATTTCGGTTATTTTGTCACAGAATCCAGTGAACATTTCGCCGAATATGTCCCCTGGTTTATTAAACCGGAACGTCAGGATTTGTTGCAGGAATATAACATTCCACTCGACGAGTATCCGGGCCGGTGTCAGGTATATGAAACTGCCTGGCCGTTTATTGAGCGTGAGCTGCAACAACCAGGCTCACAATCACCAGCACAGCTGGAAGCTGCACTCAGAAACAAAAACATTCATGTCATGGAGCGCGAGATTAAAAACGCAGCACACATGCTGACAGGTTTGTCCAAGGTACAGCGCTCGGTAGAATATGGTAGCGTGATTATTAATTCTATCGTCACAGGTGAATCGAGCGTCATATATGGCAATGTATTAAACGACCGCCTGATTGATAATCTGCCTCAGGGGTGTGCTGTCGAAGTACCTTGTCTGGTAAATCGAAACGGCGTGCAACCCACTAAGGTGAATAACTTACCACCGCAGCTGGCAGCATTAATGCGCACCAACATCGGAGTTCAGGAATTAGTGGTTGAAGCCGTCAGACAGCGCAGCCGTGATCATATTTATCATGCCGCCATGCTGGATCCACATACGGCCTCAGTATTGGACGTCAAACAGATCAGAGCGTTAGTGGATGAATTAATGGAAGCACATAAAGACCTTATGCCAGATTACTTTTATTAA
- a CDS encoding carbohydrate ABC transporter permease produces the protein MLVVTVFPLLVVLKTSLVNSSELFDTATDLLPTSPTVVNYEKVLGLLTTEEAIVNGGSGANINILRALLNSAIFTGVIVVVQTFNCTLAAYAFARMRFPGSKILFGAFVASMMVPAVVIMIPNFVFVRDLGLLDTRAGTVAPYVLMHGFSVFFLRQFFLSLPKEVEEAARIDGANPFVIFLKIALPLSWAPIMTIATLTMINMWNEFLWPFLVAKDPAMQTLPVALQSFRSQTPQGQPDWSGLMAATVIATLPTLAMLFVFGRRIVESVQFTGGK, from the coding sequence ATGTTGGTAGTTACAGTTTTTCCACTGCTGGTTGTGTTGAAAACCTCGTTGGTAAACTCATCAGAATTGTTTGATACCGCTACTGATTTATTGCCGACGTCACCCACAGTCGTGAATTATGAAAAAGTACTTGGGCTGCTTACTACCGAAGAAGCCATTGTCAACGGTGGATCCGGCGCGAATATTAATATCCTTAGAGCACTGCTGAATTCAGCCATTTTTACCGGAGTGATCGTAGTTGTACAGACATTCAACTGCACGCTTGCTGCGTATGCATTTGCCCGCATGCGTTTTCCCGGCTCTAAAATATTGTTTGGCGCTTTCGTTGCTTCGATGATGGTGCCGGCCGTTGTCATCATGATTCCTAACTTTGTGTTTGTTCGTGACCTCGGCTTGCTGGATACCCGCGCAGGCACAGTTGCACCATATGTCTTAATGCATGGATTTTCGGTTTTTTTCCTACGACAGTTCTTTCTATCGCTCCCTAAAGAAGTCGAAGAAGCGGCTCGTATCGATGGTGCTAATCCGTTTGTCATTTTTTTAAAGATTGCATTACCGCTCAGTTGGGCACCGATTATGACCATTGCCACACTTACGATGATTAACATGTGGAATGAATTTCTCTGGCCATTTCTCGTGGCTAAAGACCCAGCAATGCAGACTTTACCTGTTGCATTGCAATCATTCCGGTCACAAACGCCACAAGGACAACCGGATTGGTCGGGTTTAATGGCAGCAACGGTGATCGCTACTCTGCCCACGCTTGCGATGCTATTTGTGTTCGGACGACGGATTGTTGAATCCGTTCAGTTTACTGGCGGCAAATAA